The following coding sequences lie in one Steroidobacter denitrificans genomic window:
- the pabC gene encoding aminodeoxychorismate lyase has protein sequence MSAAILIDGQPPLEEARALHASERGFHYGDGVFETALVRDERVRFLDDHLSRLAHGCKSLNIQAPRRAVLQADIARLSTGCAMGILKIIVSRGAGTRGYRPDAHAGEPTRFVAMYPALPRAPARPIRLRWCETRLSRNARLAGIKHLNRLEQVLAQAEWRDDRIAEGLMLDTEGELVSGTASNIFLLRDGMLATPDLRFCGVQGVMRAQVIRAAAGLGIAVVEEPLWPHDLEQASEVFVTNAVRGIRPVQALGNLRWSETTVACRLKKVLEC, from the coding sequence ATGAGCGCAGCGATCCTGATCGATGGGCAGCCGCCGCTGGAGGAGGCGCGGGCATTGCATGCATCTGAACGCGGTTTTCACTACGGGGACGGGGTGTTCGAAACTGCGCTGGTCCGCGATGAAAGGGTCCGCTTCCTGGATGATCATTTGTCGCGCCTGGCGCATGGCTGCAAGAGCTTGAACATCCAAGCTCCGCGTCGCGCCGTATTGCAGGCGGATATCGCACGGCTCAGCACCGGCTGCGCCATGGGCATACTCAAAATCATCGTTTCCCGCGGTGCCGGCACACGCGGCTATCGTCCGGATGCGCATGCCGGCGAACCCACGCGCTTCGTAGCGATGTATCCGGCGCTGCCCCGCGCGCCGGCACGCCCAATCCGTTTACGCTGGTGTGAAACCCGGCTGAGCCGCAATGCACGTCTGGCGGGGATCAAGCATCTCAATCGCCTGGAGCAGGTGCTGGCGCAAGCGGAGTGGCGCGATGATCGTATTGCTGAAGGCTTGATGCTGGATACCGAGGGTGAATTGGTGAGCGGCACTGCGAGCAACATATTTCTGTTGCGCGATGGGATGCTGGCGACACCGGATCTGCGTTTCTGTGGCGTACAGGGTGTCATGCGAGCACAGGTGATCCGCGCCGCAGCCGGCCTGGGGATCGCAGTGGTCGAGGAGCCGCTATGGCCGCATGATCTGGAACAGGCCAGCGAGGTATTCGTGACCAATGCCGTACGCGGCATTCGGCCGGTACAGGCGCTGGGAAATCTGCGCTGGAGTGAAACGACCGTGGCGTGCAGACTCAAGAAGGTGTTGGAATGCTGA
- the gspI gene encoding type II secretion system minor pseudopilin GspI: protein MRAAKPYHDAVRSGGPNTLWHRTPRLSRTIRRAASAPAGNRQRAFTLIEVLAALIIVSLGMLGVIQAVGQTAGNGSYLRDKTIAHWVALNRLTEVRLQRTAPKIDKTSGEVEMAGRRWRWTMEVTQTPVDSVRRIDVGVRLAEAGETVRMTSVIGFYGTAIAPSGTTLVSWRDALALDADEAEEPAPGQVPSPQTGDPVEPPMDPAQDGQ from the coding sequence ATGCGCGCCGCTAAGCCGTATCATGATGCGGTACGAAGCGGCGGACCGAACACCCTCTGGCACCGTACTCCCCGCCTTTCCCGCACTATCCGCCGAGCCGCGTCCGCACCGGCGGGAAACCGCCAGCGCGCCTTCACTCTCATCGAGGTCCTGGCTGCACTGATCATCGTTTCCCTGGGCATGCTGGGCGTCATCCAGGCCGTCGGCCAGACCGCCGGCAATGGCAGCTATCTGCGCGACAAGACGATTGCCCATTGGGTGGCCTTGAATCGGTTGACGGAAGTCCGGCTGCAGCGTACCGCGCCGAAGATCGACAAGACCTCCGGTGAGGTGGAGATGGCCGGGCGGCGCTGGCGCTGGACCATGGAAGTCACCCAGACGCCGGTGGACAGCGTCCGGCGGATCGATGTCGGCGTACGGCTCGCCGAGGCCGGCGAGACGGTGCGCATGACGTCCGTCATCGGCTTCTACGGAACGGCGATCGCGCCATCGGGAACGACGCTGGTCTCCTGGCGGGACGCACTGGCCCTCGATGCGGATGAAGCCGAGGAGCCGGCGCCCGGGCAGGTACCGTCGCCGCAGACCGGAGATCCCGTGGAGCCGCCCATGGACCCGGCGCAGGACGGACAATGA
- the gspH gene encoding type II secretion system minor pseudopilin GspH, with product MIRPVNRLRLPGATAPRFSRGFTLLEILVVVVIIGVIVAAATLAVGVLGRDRQAEDETRRFWAVLQQIREEAELQGVDLGLFVSATGYEFLRHEPRESDWIPITDDRLYAPRGLPEGLRFRLWVDAREIVLKPAPVDRGRKDEHQRWPPQILVLSSGEVMPFELRLERDAAEALWRFVAQADNDLRIERRESQRDWIPVAHTRPTPTRPGESRSAEDQRVVSDARR from the coding sequence GTGATACGCCCGGTGAACCGGCTGCGGCTGCCGGGCGCCACGGCGCCGCGTTTTTCCCGCGGCTTCACCTTGCTGGAGATTCTGGTCGTCGTGGTCATCATCGGTGTGATCGTGGCAGCCGCGACCCTGGCGGTCGGGGTGCTGGGGCGCGATCGTCAGGCCGAGGACGAAACCCGGCGTTTCTGGGCAGTGCTGCAGCAAATACGTGAGGAAGCCGAACTGCAGGGCGTGGATCTCGGCTTGTTCGTCTCGGCCACCGGATATGAATTCCTGCGCCACGAGCCGCGCGAGTCGGACTGGATCCCCATCACGGACGATCGCTTGTATGCGCCCCGCGGTCTGCCGGAAGGTCTGCGCTTCCGGCTATGGGTGGATGCGCGCGAGATCGTGCTGAAGCCCGCACCCGTCGATCGCGGCCGGAAGGACGAACATCAGCGATGGCCGCCCCAGATCCTGGTGCTGTCCAGCGGCGAAGTCATGCCGTTCGAACTGCGCCTGGAGCGCGATGCCGCCGAAGCCCTGTGGCGCTTCGTGGCACAGGCCGACAACGATCTGCGGATCGAGCGCCGGGAATCCCAGCGCGACTGGATTCCGGTCGCCCACACCCGCCCCACCCCAACCCGCCCCGGCGAGTCCCGGTCTGCCGAGGATCAGAGAGTGGTATCCGATGCGCGCCGCTAA
- the fabG gene encoding 3-oxoacyl-ACP reductase FabG, with product MSEAVLAQDIALVTGASRGIGREIAAELARRGAVVIGTATSEAGAQAITQWLSAMGARGRGLVLNVTQSQSVDTLLKQIEGAEGAPTILVNNAGITRDNLLLRMKDEDWDELINTNLASVFRLSKGVLRGMMKARRGRIVSIASVVGVMGNAGQTNYAAAKAGIIGFSKSLAREVGSRGITVNVVAPGFIATDMTASLPPEQQAQLTGQIALGRLGAPADIAHAVAFLVSPQAGYITGETLHVNGGMYMI from the coding sequence ATGAGCGAGGCGGTCCTGGCTCAAGACATCGCGCTGGTCACCGGCGCTTCACGCGGCATCGGCCGTGAGATTGCCGCCGAACTGGCGCGCCGCGGTGCGGTTGTAATCGGTACCGCCACCAGCGAAGCCGGCGCGCAGGCCATCACCCAATGGCTCTCGGCGATGGGTGCGCGAGGCCGCGGATTGGTGTTGAATGTCACACAGTCGCAGTCGGTCGATACCCTGCTCAAGCAGATCGAAGGCGCGGAAGGCGCCCCCACCATCCTGGTCAACAATGCCGGCATCACGCGCGACAACTTGTTGTTGCGCATGAAGGACGAGGATTGGGATGAGCTCATCAATACGAATCTGGCATCTGTTTTTCGTCTCTCCAAGGGTGTCCTGCGCGGCATGATGAAGGCGCGTCGCGGCCGCATCGTCAGTATTGCCTCCGTGGTCGGCGTCATGGGCAATGCCGGACAGACCAATTACGCCGCCGCCAAGGCAGGCATCATCGGTTTTTCGAAATCCCTGGCGCGCGAAGTCGGTTCACGCGGGATCACGGTCAACGTGGTTGCCCCGGGCTTCATCGCCACCGACATGACGGCAAGCCTGCCGCCCGAACAGCAGGCGCAGTTGACCGGCCAGATCGCGCTGGGCCGCCTGGGTGCTCCCGCGGATATCGCACATGCCGTCGCATTTCTCGTTTCGCCGCAGGCCGGATATATCACCGGCGAAACCCTGCACGTCAACGGCGGCATGTACATGATTTGA
- a CDS encoding aminodeoxychorismate synthase component I translates to MAAPIIEAVMPDAAELLALHALWPHRYPALLESAAPGEPLGRYDILFACPSGRLNLSQDGRLAWSGGGGHTLTVDRTINTLQAPAFGTFLPALDRWWRSNRPAVQPGAHAPGMSAADPSPSSLPFTGGWLLYLGYELAGQIEPGSYPRAAAGPVAQAIRVPAAIIHEHATHRTWIVAEQSAAGCVSRIRRDLACVTPLPAPPRALLDEDIEEDPPEHYLRMVERALAYIAAGEIYQANLSRCWRARLRAGTEAHHVYQRLRRTNPGPFNAIAMIDEMAVISSSPERLVEVRAGQVSTRPIAGTRPRGPNPAADTALLRELREHPKERAEHIMLIDLERNDLGRICQPGTVRVDEYMSIESYTHVHHIVSNVRGRLREDVSPGEVLAAVFPGGTITGCPKVRCMEIIGELEQQARGAYTGSLGYLNLDGSMDLNILIRSLQLYGDTVSLRAGAGIVADSIPMRELEETRAKAHGVLRALAEAPDLPRKSGT, encoded by the coding sequence GTGGCTGCTCCCATCATCGAGGCGGTGATGCCGGATGCCGCCGAGCTGCTGGCTTTGCATGCACTCTGGCCGCACCGTTACCCGGCCTTGCTTGAAAGCGCAGCGCCGGGCGAACCGCTGGGCCGCTACGACATCCTGTTTGCCTGTCCGAGCGGACGCCTCAACCTGTCACAGGACGGACGGTTGGCATGGAGCGGCGGCGGCGGCCATACGCTTACCGTTGATCGGACAATAAACACACTCCAGGCGCCTGCGTTCGGTACCTTTCTGCCGGCGCTGGACCGGTGGTGGCGCAGCAACCGGCCCGCCGTGCAGCCCGGAGCTCATGCGCCAGGCATGTCCGCGGCGGATCCATCGCCATCGTCGCTGCCGTTCACCGGCGGCTGGCTACTTTATCTGGGCTATGAACTGGCCGGCCAGATCGAGCCGGGATCATATCCGCGTGCCGCCGCGGGGCCTGTCGCCCAGGCCATCCGCGTCCCGGCCGCGATCATCCATGAGCACGCCACGCACAGAACCTGGATCGTAGCGGAGCAAAGCGCGGCCGGATGCGTATCCCGGATTCGCCGGGATCTCGCCTGCGTCACGCCGCTGCCGGCGCCGCCGCGCGCGCTGCTCGACGAGGACATCGAGGAGGATCCGCCCGAGCATTATTTGCGCATGGTGGAGCGCGCACTGGCATATATCGCCGCGGGAGAGATCTATCAGGCGAATCTGTCGCGCTGCTGGCGCGCGCGGCTGCGCGCGGGCACCGAAGCTCACCACGTATATCAGCGTCTGCGCCGGACGAATCCCGGACCCTTCAATGCGATTGCGATGATCGATGAAATGGCGGTGATCAGCTCCTCGCCGGAGCGGCTGGTGGAAGTGCGGGCCGGGCAGGTATCGACCCGGCCGATTGCCGGCACTCGGCCTCGCGGGCCGAATCCGGCGGCGGATACAGCGCTGCTGCGCGAACTGCGGGAACATCCCAAGGAACGCGCCGAACATATCATGTTGATCGACCTGGAGCGCAACGACCTGGGACGCATCTGTCAGCCCGGGACCGTGCGGGTGGACGAGTACATGAGCATCGAATCCTATACTCACGTGCACCACATCGTGTCCAATGTCCGCGGCCGTCTGCGGGAAGACGTATCGCCGGGGGAAGTGCTGGCAGCGGTGTTTCCGGGCGGTACGATTACAGGTTGCCCCAAGGTGCGCTGCATGGAGATCATTGGTGAATTGGAGCAGCAGGCACGCGGCGCCTATACCGGATCGCTGGGTTACTTGAATCTGGATGGCAGCATGGACCTGAATATACTCATTCGCTCTTTGCAGCTGTACGGCGATACCGTATCGCTGCGGGCCGGCGCGGGTATCGTTGCCGATTCGATTCCCATGCGTGAACTGGAAGAGACTCGCGCCAAGGCGCACGGCGTATTGCGTGCGCTTGCAGAAGCACCGGACCTGCCGAGGAAGAGCGGTACATGA
- the fabD gene encoding ACP S-malonyltransferase: protein MTLAFVFPGQGSQSIGMLASLAAVEPLVQETFAEASEVLGYDLWALCQQGPAELLASTERTQPAMLAAGVATWRAWRRHGGALPEAMAGHSLGEYTALVCSGALDFRTAVALVQFRGWAMQQAVPAGQGAIAAILGLDDAQVEAACAEAAQGEVVQAANFNAPGQVVIAGAKAAVERAIEALKARGAKRAIKLPVSVPVHTALMEPAAQQLAERLRDTDFAASEVRDLYTVDVRRHGDANSIRQSLVEQVVKPVRWTQTIQAILAAGARTIVECGPGKVLTGLNRRIDKNKEIAMLAIEDPESLQQALEMCRSNA from the coding sequence ATGACGCTTGCTTTCGTATTCCCTGGACAGGGTTCGCAATCCATCGGCATGCTGGCCAGCCTGGCAGCGGTGGAGCCGCTGGTGCAGGAAACCTTTGCCGAAGCCTCCGAGGTGCTGGGCTACGATCTGTGGGCCCTGTGCCAACAGGGGCCGGCGGAACTGCTGGCCAGTACCGAGCGCACCCAGCCGGCCATGCTGGCCGCAGGCGTCGCGACTTGGCGGGCCTGGCGCAGGCATGGCGGTGCTCTCCCTGAGGCCATGGCTGGACACAGTCTGGGCGAATACACGGCGCTGGTGTGCTCAGGTGCCCTGGATTTCCGTACTGCCGTGGCGCTGGTGCAATTTCGCGGCTGGGCCATGCAGCAAGCCGTTCCGGCCGGGCAGGGCGCGATCGCCGCGATCCTGGGGCTGGACGATGCGCAGGTGGAGGCGGCCTGTGCCGAGGCGGCGCAAGGCGAAGTGGTCCAGGCGGCGAATTTCAATGCACCCGGACAGGTGGTGATTGCCGGAGCGAAGGCGGCCGTGGAGCGTGCCATCGAGGCGCTCAAGGCACGGGGCGCGAAGCGGGCCATCAAGCTGCCGGTCAGCGTACCGGTGCATACCGCGCTGATGGAGCCGGCGGCGCAACAGCTTGCCGAACGGCTGCGTGACACGGACTTTGCGGCATCCGAGGTGCGGGACCTCTATACTGTCGACGTGCGTCGCCACGGCGACGCCAACAGTATCCGGCAGTCGCTGGTGGAGCAGGTGGTCAAGCCGGTGCGCTGGACCCAGACGATCCAGGCGATACTTGCCGCCGGCGCGCGGACCATCGTGGAATGCGGGCCGGGCAAGGTACTGACCGGATTGAACCGGCGCATCGACAAGAACAAGGAAATCGCCATGCTGGCAATCGAGGATCCGGAATCGCTGCAGCAGGCGCTGGAAATGTGCAGGAGCAATGCATGA
- the gspJ gene encoding type II secretion system minor pseudopilin GspJ, with protein MMRRCPSGFTLLEVLVAVAIFTVVGTLALSGYNELVKQSGIAEAGAARTRAVQRAVQRLSLDFSMLEPRPVREPLGEAIEPALRAEGGGTRIADFTRAGWSNPAGIPRSTLQRVAYQLEDETLRREYWVVLDRTLAIEPVGVVLLDQVKELKLRFLDANRNWHAQWPPAGYSASDAPRLRPIAVEITLELADWGRIIRLIEVPG; from the coding sequence ATGATGCGCCGGTGCCCGAGCGGTTTTACCTTGCTGGAGGTGCTCGTTGCCGTCGCGATCTTCACGGTCGTGGGCACGCTGGCGCTGAGCGGCTACAACGAACTGGTCAAGCAAAGCGGGATCGCCGAGGCCGGCGCCGCACGCACGCGCGCGGTGCAGCGCGCCGTGCAGCGCCTGAGTCTGGATTTTTCCATGCTCGAACCCCGTCCGGTGCGTGAGCCTCTGGGCGAGGCCATCGAACCAGCCTTGCGTGCCGAGGGCGGTGGGACACGTATCGCGGATTTCACCCGCGCCGGCTGGAGCAACCCTGCCGGTATACCGCGCTCCACCCTGCAACGGGTGGCCTATCAGCTCGAAGACGAGACGCTGCGCCGCGAATATTGGGTGGTGCTGGATCGTACCTTGGCGATCGAGCCGGTCGGCGTCGTACTCCTGGATCAGGTGAAGGAACTCAAGCTGCGCTTTCTGGACGCCAATCGCAACTGGCATGCCCAATGGCCGCCGGCGGGCTATTCCGCATCCGATGCGCCGCGCCTGCGGCCGATCGCCGTGGAGATCACCCTGGAGCTTGCGGACTGGGGCCGGATCATCCGGCTGATCGAGGTGCCGGGATGA
- the fabF gene encoding beta-ketoacyl-ACP synthase II: MSKRRVVITGLGIISPVGSTIDTAWANVLEGKSGIVPITRFDASAFPVRFHGAVTGFEPEKYLPPKELRKMDPFMYYGYAAAADAISDSGIEVTPENAARIGVAMGAGIGGLDTIEHSYEKYIETRSPKKISPFFVPSSIINMISGHISINYKLTGPNLATVTACTTSTHAIGLAMRLIQYGDADVMIAGAGEMATTPLGLGSFCQARALSMRNEDPQRASRPWDRDRDGFVLSDGAGAVLLESYEHAKARGARIYAEIIGFGMSGDAHHITAPPENGEGARLAMANAIKDAQLNPQDIQYVNAHATSTELGDLAETIAMKRCFGAHSADLAVSSTKSMTGHLLGAAGAVEAIFSILAIRDQVVPPTINLDNPSEDCDLDYVPQTARPMPVRAALSNSFGFGGTNGSLVFRAID, translated from the coding sequence TTGTCAAAGCGACGCGTCGTCATCACCGGTCTTGGCATCATCTCACCTGTCGGCAGCACGATCGATACGGCATGGGCGAACGTACTCGAAGGCAAGAGCGGCATCGTGCCCATCACCCGCTTCGATGCCAGTGCATTCCCGGTGCGTTTCCACGGCGCAGTGACCGGTTTCGAGCCCGAGAAATATCTGCCGCCGAAAGAGCTGCGCAAAATGGATCCGTTCATGTATTACGGTTATGCGGCAGCCGCGGATGCCATCAGTGACTCCGGAATCGAGGTGACACCGGAAAATGCGGCACGCATCGGTGTTGCCATGGGCGCAGGCATCGGCGGTCTGGATACCATCGAACATAGCTACGAAAAATATATCGAGACCCGCAGCCCGAAGAAAATATCTCCGTTTTTCGTGCCGAGCAGCATCATCAACATGATCTCCGGTCACATCTCGATCAATTACAAGCTCACCGGGCCGAATCTCGCTACCGTGACGGCCTGCACGACCTCCACACATGCGATCGGCCTGGCCATGCGGCTGATCCAGTACGGCGATGCGGACGTGATGATCGCCGGCGCCGGAGAAATGGCGACGACGCCGCTGGGCCTGGGCAGCTTCTGTCAGGCACGCGCTTTATCCATGCGCAACGAGGATCCGCAGCGCGCCAGCCGTCCCTGGGATCGCGATCGTGACGGCTTCGTACTATCGGATGGTGCCGGAGCGGTATTGCTCGAATCCTATGAACATGCCAAGGCGCGCGGCGCGAGAATCTATGCGGAGATCATCGGCTTCGGCATGAGCGGGGATGCGCATCACATCACTGCGCCGCCGGAAAACGGCGAAGGTGCGCGCCTGGCGATGGCGAATGCGATCAAGGACGCGCAGCTGAATCCCCAGGACATCCAGTATGTGAACGCACATGCGACTTCGACGGAACTGGGTGATCTGGCCGAAACCATCGCCATGAAGCGCTGCTTCGGCGCGCACTCCGCGGACCTGGCGGTCAGTTCCACGAAATCCATGACGGGCCATCTGCTAGGCGCCGCCGGCGCGGTGGAAGCGATCTTTTCGATTCTGGCCATCCGCGATCAGGTGGTTCCGCCGACCATCAATCTGGACAATCCCAGCGAGGACTGTGATTTAGACTATGTACCGCAAACCGCACGGCCCATGCCGGTTCGGGCGGCATTATCGAATTCCTTCGGTTTCGGCGGGACGAACGGCAGTCTGGTGTTCCGCGCGATCGACTGA
- the gspG gene encoding type II secretion system major pseudopilin GspG yields MIRAHTAFPIRSGTGRPGVRSAGFTLIEIMVVVVILGILAALVAPNVMRRIDDAQIAKVKQDLQAFETALNLYRMDNFKYPTTEQGLQALVTQPNDPTVRNWKQGGYLSGGLRQDPWGNDYIYANPGSRGGEYDLYTLGADAQEGGEGINADRGNWATQ; encoded by the coding sequence ATGATTCGTGCGCACACTGCCTTTCCGATCCGCTCGGGCACCGGTCGCCCAGGCGTCCGTTCTGCAGGTTTTACCTTGATCGAAATCATGGTCGTCGTGGTCATCCTGGGAATCCTCGCAGCGCTGGTCGCGCCGAACGTGATGCGGCGCATCGACGATGCGCAGATCGCGAAAGTGAAGCAGGATCTCCAAGCCTTCGAGACTGCCCTGAATCTATACCGCATGGACAACTTCAAGTATCCCACCACGGAGCAGGGTTTGCAGGCGTTGGTGACTCAGCCCAACGATCCGACGGTGCGCAACTGGAAACAGGGCGGCTATCTCAGCGGAGGCCTGCGCCAGGACCCCTGGGGAAACGACTATATCTATGCAAATCCCGGTAGCCGCGGCGGTGAATATGATCTTTACACCCTCGGCGCCGATGCTCAGGAAGGCGGCGAAGGAATCAATGCCGATCGGGGTAATTGGGCGACGCAATAA
- the mltG gene encoding endolytic transglycosylase MltG — MLMRLLLRTLGALLLLALIAAAFLSAWSYQWLRSPIAGLQQATTIEVTKGSSLRAVAASLHAQGLLDQPYIWVAWARLAGDAQGIKAGEYLLQPGLTPAELLELLHSGQVVLHAVTFVEGSTFGDIRKVLLANPSIDTEYAHLPDERIMQALGVPELHPEGQFFPDTYHFARGTRDLDILAMAHRRLQQELEAAWRARAPDLPLAGAYEALILASIIEKETALDSERGRIAGVFLERLRRGMRLQTDPTVIYGMLEAYDGNLRRADLTRDTPYNTYTRAGLPPTPIAMPSLQSLHAAVQPEISNALFFVATGEGDGSHYFSATLAEHNEAVRRYLRRLRQR, encoded by the coding sequence ATGCTGATGCGCCTGCTGTTGCGCACTCTGGGCGCGCTGCTGCTGCTGGCTCTGATCGCCGCCGCATTCCTGAGTGCATGGAGCTATCAATGGTTGCGCTCGCCGATCGCCGGATTGCAGCAGGCGACGACGATCGAAGTGACCAAGGGTTCGAGCCTGCGGGCAGTCGCGGCATCTTTGCATGCACAGGGGCTGCTCGATCAACCGTATATCTGGGTTGCCTGGGCGCGCTTGGCGGGCGACGCGCAGGGAATCAAGGCGGGAGAGTATTTACTGCAGCCCGGATTGACGCCTGCGGAACTGCTGGAACTGCTCCATTCGGGACAGGTCGTGCTGCATGCGGTCACTTTCGTGGAGGGTTCCACGTTCGGCGATATCCGCAAGGTCTTGCTTGCGAATCCGTCGATCGACACAGAATATGCGCATCTTCCGGATGAACGGATCATGCAGGCTCTGGGTGTTCCCGAACTGCATCCTGAAGGACAGTTTTTTCCGGATACGTATCATTTCGCACGCGGCACCCGCGACCTGGATATCCTGGCGATGGCGCACCGGCGACTGCAGCAGGAACTCGAGGCGGCATGGCGCGCGCGCGCGCCGGACCTGCCGCTGGCCGGTGCCTACGAGGCATTGATCCTGGCATCGATCATCGAGAAGGAAACCGCGCTGGACAGCGAACGTGGCCGAATTGCCGGCGTGTTCCTGGAGCGCCTGCGCCGTGGCATGCGCCTGCAGACTGATCCCACCGTGATCTATGGCATGCTGGAGGCCTACGACGGCAACCTGCGGCGGGCCGATCTGACGCGCGATACGCCCTACAATACCTATACACGAGCCGGTCTGCCGCCGACGCCGATCGCCATGCCGAGTTTGCAGTCGTTGCATGCGGCAGTGCAGCCGGAGATATCAAATGCGCTGTTTTTCGTCGCTACGGGCGAAGGTGACGGCAGTCATTATTTCTCGGCGACACTTGCCGAACACAACGAGGCGGTCAGGCGCTATTTGCGCAGGCTGCGCCAGCGATGA
- the rrtA gene encoding rhombosortase: MMNEGIAPSSQRRFTAPAGIPPGASRPRQSAWLLGLLFVILVLPAWCGEAGRAALRYERAAVLTGDYWRLLTAHLIHGDGRHLALNLTGLGLLAMLFPRAYSAREWGLIMLASMAVIDLGFVFLEPQLHWYLGFSGILHGGLAAGALAWWRQDSRASALALTLILLSKLFWEQLGGGLPLSGDLPVVVEAHLYGAIGGGLGATLLRLRTQDWWCQSRSL, encoded by the coding sequence ATGATGAATGAAGGTATCGCCCCATCTTCCCAGCGGCGCTTCACTGCTCCTGCCGGTATTCCGCCAGGCGCAAGCCGCCCCCGGCAGTCGGCCTGGCTGCTTGGACTGTTGTTCGTCATTCTGGTTCTACCGGCTTGGTGTGGCGAGGCAGGGCGAGCGGCGCTGCGCTACGAACGCGCCGCCGTTCTGACCGGCGACTACTGGCGTCTGCTGACGGCCCATCTGATTCATGGCGATGGGCGCCATCTGGCGCTCAACCTGACGGGCCTGGGGCTGCTGGCCATGCTGTTCCCCCGCGCATACAGCGCGCGCGAATGGGGTCTGATCATGCTGGCAAGCATGGCAGTCATAGATCTCGGCTTTGTCTTTTTGGAGCCACAGTTGCACTGGTATCTGGGTTTTTCCGGGATCCTGCATGGTGGATTGGCAGCCGGCGCACTGGCCTGGTGGCGCCAGGACTCCAGGGCATCGGCACTGGCATTGACCTTGATCCTGCTCTCCAAGCTGTTCTGGGAGCAGCTTGGCGGAGGACTTCCCTTGTCCGGAGACCTGCCGGTGGTCGTGGAGGCGCATTTGTATGGCGCGATCGGCGGTGGACTGGGCGCAACACTTTTACGACTGCGCACGCAAGACTGGTGGTGCCAGTCGCGATCGTTATAA
- the acpP gene encoding acyl carrier protein has translation MSSIEQQVKAIVAEQLGVKEEEVTNDASFVDDLGADSLDTVELVMALEEEFETEIPDEDAEKITTVQQAIDYITERRNQA, from the coding sequence ATGAGCAGTATCGAACAGCAAGTTAAAGCCATCGTCGCCGAGCAGTTGGGGGTGAAGGAGGAAGAAGTCACCAACGATGCTTCCTTCGTCGATGACCTCGGCGCGGACTCGCTCGACACCGTCGAGCTGGTCATGGCGTTGGAGGAGGAGTTCGAGACCGAGATCCCCGACGAGGATGCGGAAAAGATCACCACCGTTCAGCAGGCGATCGATTACATCACCGAGCGTCGTAACCAGGCCTGA